The following DNA comes from Oreochromis niloticus isolate F11D_XX linkage group LG23, O_niloticus_UMD_NMBU, whole genome shotgun sequence.
TCAGACTAGTGCTGTTAGGTAATATTGTTTATAACAGTCTTTGAGACCCATAATGAGTATTCATGTAAAAGCAGCACTACAGGAGTAAGTGTTCTGATAATGTGGCAGACATAGCAGCATCACTCTCACTGCTGTGCAATAAAGGTTACCTATTATTCCTCTGGTGCTGCTGTTCTCTCTAGATTCTGTTGCTGACCGCCACAGTGAGCGCACGTCAGAGATATGATCGTGTGATGTGATCATGTGGTCATAAATGCAGGTGTGGTAAGGAGCCTTGCCCTCCCCTGAAAAGTAAACATGCTCCTGGGGAGAGACCCCCATGGCCTTGGCACAGATTCCCATAAAGACATCATCAATGTACATAGAGGAGTTCAGCAGCAGAGTCGCCTGGTAAATTTTAGCAGCTACATCCCCTGAAACCACATACCCTGCTCCAGCAGTGTAGTCTGGGTAGGATGGCCAGGGATACAGATCATAGGGAATGTGGTATTTGCTGTATTTATAGCGAACTGGAGGAGATCCCCTGTGGACATGCCCCACCCATAGGTCTTTAGCTCCTGATTGGCTCCTGAGAATATCCTGTAAATACTTTACCAAATTAGGCATATGGACAAAGATGTCATCATCCCCAGACATGACGAAGCGTGCCTGAGGGCAATACATGTGTCTCCAGTGGAACTGCAGGATCAGTTTGGTAGTCAGGTTGTAAAATGTGTCTACAAAGTTCTGCTGGATCAGATCTCCATAGACCTTGTCCTCCTTCAGCAGCGCAGTTTGGACCTTATATCTCTGTTCGACATACGGATGAGTGCCGATGGCGAACACCAACCTCATATTCACCCCCAGTTCTGCCCAAACAAAGCTCTCGTTTCCCCATGTGTCCCTGATGGCTTGGCGCCGCTCAAAGTTCTCTGGTGACGATTTTACAAATAACAGCAGAAAAACATCATTTGAACTCTTCCCGTTTTCACCTTTGCATTTCTCTGGGTGGTTGATGAGGTATGAATAGTTCACAAATCCTCCAAATACCCTGTTAGAACCACCTTTTCTGTAATGATGATTGGAGTTGATAGCAAAAGAAGAATTGAGAAAATCGTAGCTATTGATCATGTACCGGTAGGTGAAGGATCTCACGTGGCTGACCACATGATGGTCTAGCTCTTCCCAGTAAACCATcaa
Coding sequences within:
- the b3gnt5a gene encoding lactosylceramide 1,3-N-acetyl-beta-D-glucosaminyltransferase A — its product is MFVNFRRIHKCQCLQLLTTGVLLCMLMVYWEELDHHVVSHVRSFTYRYMINSYDFLNSSFAINSNHHYRKGGSNRVFGGFVNYSYLINHPEKCKGENGKSSNDVFLLLFVKSSPENFERRQAIRDTWGNESFVWAELGVNMRLVFAIGTHPYVEQRYKVQTALLKEDKVYGDLIQQNFVDTFYNLTTKLILQFHWRHMYCPQARFVMSGDDDIFVHMPNLVKYLQDILRSQSGAKDLWVGHVHRGSPPVRYKYSKYHIPYDLYPWPSYPDYTAGAGYVVSGDVAAKIYQATLLLNSSMYIDDVFMGICAKAMGVSPQEHVYFSGEGKAPYHTCIYDHMITSHDHISDVRSLWRSATESRENSSTRGIIGNLYCTAVRVMLLCLPHYQNTYSCSAAFT